A stretch of the Rhinoderma darwinii isolate aRhiDar2 chromosome 3, aRhiDar2.hap1, whole genome shotgun sequence genome encodes the following:
- the LOC142748642 gene encoding E3 ubiquitin/ISG15 ligase TRIM25-like, with product MASADLRDELFCSICLSIFTDPVTLRCGHNFCRVCIDQVLNTQDGSGVYSCPECREEFQERPALQRNINLHNVAERFLSTQPRQEEITGICCTYCIHAPVPAVKSCLLCEASLCDNHMKVHSKAAEHVLTEPSTSLENRKCSVHKKILEYYCPEDAACICVYCSAEEHRGHRVEKLQEASIKRKKKLRNVLQKLNTKKEKTEERVQNLEERRRKAQNKAAGEEEKVTALFIDIRRRVDDLEKRVRSEISRQEEQVSLSLTDVIQKLEIEKDELSRKMRVIEELCNMTDPLTVLQGPDTGDLCDPEERGGDEDTGDLYDPEGGGDVDTDDLYGPEEGGGDEDTSDLCDPEEGEGDEDTGDLYDPEEGGGDEDTDDLYGPEEGEGDEDTGDLYDPEEGGGDEDTGGHDGGDQGVEWFSQISHTLSNIIRGINLIYGEGPADILLDVNTAGNYILISDDLKTAASTNIIQNHPETAERFRDYNQVISGRRFSSGRHYWDVEISGSHWWRVGMCYPSIDRRGCQSYIGGNNKSWSLCGDVWYNNQCSVRYDSKMTPLPHQISSDRVRICLDYEAGQLSFYELCDPIRHLRTFTATFTEPLHAALCVCDGYIKISGG from the coding sequence ATGGCATCCGCTGACCTGAGAGACGAGCTGTTCTGCTCCATCTGTCTGAGCATTTTTACAGATCCTGTAACCCTGAGATGTGGACACAACTTCTGCCGGGTCTGTATTGATCAGGTCCTGAATACACAGGACGGGTCTGGAGTTTATTCCTGTCCTGAATGTAGAGAAGAGTTTCAGGAGCGGCCTGCACTGCAGAGGAACATAAATCTACATAATGTAGCAGAACGTTTCCTGTCAACTCAGCCACGTCAGGAGGAGATCACCGGGATCTGCTGCACTTACTGTATTCACGCTCCTGTACCTGCTGTTAAATCCTGTCTGCTGTGTGAAGCTTCTCTGTGCGATAATCACATGAAAGTTCACAGCAAAGCAGCAGAACACGTCCTAACTGAACCCAGCACTTCCCTGGAGAACAGAAAATGTTCCGTCCATAAGAAGATCCTGGAATATTActgccctgaggacgctgcttgtaTCTGTGTTTATTGTTCAGCAGAAGAACATCGGGGTCATCGGGTGGAGAAGCTGCAAGAAGCATCtataaagaggaagaagaagctgagaaatgttctgcagaaacTAAACACAAAGAAAGAGAAGACTGAGGAAAGAGTCCAGAATTTGGAGGAGCGCAGgagaaaagctcaaaacaaagcagcaggagaagAAGAGAAAGTCACTGCCCTGTTTATAGACATCAGGAGACGGGTGGACGACCTGGAGAAGAGGGTCCGGAGTGAGATCTCCAGGCAGGAAGAACAGGTGTCACTGTCACTGACCGATGTGATCCAGAAGCTGGAAATAGAGAAGGACGAGCTGTCCAGGAAGATGAGGGTCATTGAGGAGCTGTGTAACATGACTGATCCACTGACTGTCCTACAGGGACCAGACACAGGTGACTTGTGTGATCctgaggagaggggaggggatgaGGACACAGGTGACTTGTATGATCCTGAGGGGGGAGGTGATGTGGACACCGATGACTTGTATGGTCCTGAGGAGGGGGGAGGGGATGAGGACACAAGTGACTTGTGTGATCCTGAGGAGGGGGAAGGGGATGAGGACACAGGTGACTTGTATGATCCAGAGGAGGGGGGAGGTGATGAGGACACCGATGACTTGTATGGTCCTGAGGAGGGGGAAGGGGATGAGGACACAGGTGACTTGTATGATCCTGAGGAGGGGGGAGGTGATGAGGACACGGGGGGACATGATGGGGGTGATCAGGGTGTGGAGTGGTTCTCGCAAATATCACACACATTATCTAATATAATACGAGGTATAAATCTAATCTATGGGGAGGGTCCTGCAGACATATTACTGGATGTAAACACAGCTGGTAATTATATCCTTATATCAGACGACCTGAAAACTGCAGCCAGTACAAATATAATCCAGAATCATCCAGAAACAGCGGAGAGATTCCGGGATTATAATCAGGTGATAAGCGGCAGGAGATTTTCCTCAGGGCGACATTACTGGGATGTTGAGATCAGTGGATCACATTGGTGGAGGGTCGGGATGTGTTACCCCAGTATAGACAGGAGGGGGTGTCAGTCATACATTGGAGGTAATAACAAGTCCTGGAGTTTATGTGGAGATGTGTGGTATAATAATCAGTGTTCAGTGAGATATGACAGTAAAATGACCCCGTTACCTCACCAGATCTCCAGTGATAGAGTCAGGATATGTCTGGATTATGAGGCTGGGCAGCTGTCCTTTTATGAGCTGTGTGACCCCATCAGACACTTACGCACCTTCACCGCCACCTTCACCGAGCCCCTTCATGCTGCATTATGTGTATGTGATGGTTATATAAAGATATCAGGGGGATGA